The Populus alba chromosome 13, ASM523922v2, whole genome shotgun sequence genome contains the following window.
CATTCTTTTCTTGCCAGTAGTGGTAGATTTCAGTTACATTTCGCTTTCTCCACTCAACCAAATCGAAAACGTTCATTCCAAATGCCCAACCACATGCATCAGGATCAAAATGTTCTCTAATAAGAGGGTGAGAGTAGTTCAGGTACTTATGGTATCTGTGAAATGTCTCCATGCAGGTCTCAACTGCTCCATTAACATTGCTGttcaaatcaattgaaaatagaccagataGATCCTTCTGAACAACCACATCATCATCAAGAAATACCACCTTCTCCAGTGCAGGAAAAACTTCAGGAATATAAAATCTGAGGTGATTAAGCATGGATAGATATTTTGGGTTCCGGAACTTGATAGGAGTTTGGCCATCATTATTATGGCCTGAAAAGTAATAGCTTTGAGTTTCAGAGTCCTGGAGCTGCTTAAGCACTGGAACATACGAAGCATTTAGCCATTTAAAGTCTTCAAACTTCTGAACCTCAATGGTAACTCCTCGGAAAGTGTTCATAGAAAACCAAGCCTTCATAGCAGCATAGTTTATTTCATCAGTTACAAGATGAAACACAACCATATCTGGATTCTTGGAATTTAAAGTAGTTGAATTGACAACAACAGAAGTTGCAAGGATATTGTCAGAGAAGACACAAAAATGATAGAGACTGTTATCTCTAAGTTTTTTCTCAATGTGCATTCTCTCATTCATTCTTCTGTGTAGATTTGAATTTCCAAACCATTCAGTAGTTAACCGAATACCAAGGCAGTAAAGTCCTTTTGGGATTTCTTCAGCAGCTATTTGACCATACTTCGAGCTTTTCTCACTCACCGCAGCCATTTGTTCATCAAGAGTTTGGATCTTGGTTTTCAGTCTCATGATCATAGTTGCGCTATCATAATGAAGTTGCTGGGCGTGGAGGAGCAAAAGTGCCATGTCACGGATTGCAGTTTCTGATTCTCTGGTTGTTAAAGGAGCTCGCCTTGTTGCAACACTTGAAAGGAGGACCTGGGAATTGCGTATTTGGGCACTTAATTCCCAAGCAAACTGAATATTGTTACTTTCTTTGGCGATCACAACAAAAGCTTTTGCAAGAGAAATTTGGTCACTAAGTTGCCTGGTGACTGAGTTGGGGCTCAACATTTCATCCGTAATGTTTAGACCTTCAATGTTTTTCACATACTTTGTATAGTCCtgcagaaagaaaaagaatcaagcGTTTTAGTTTCAAAGAGAGGAAAGTGGTAACAGGGAATACAAGGAAGATAGCATCATtatcaacataaaaattaaggataaatGCACAGCAGCTCCAACACATAATGTAAACAGTTTAAGATCACTTTATAAATCTAGCAGTAAATCCAAAGCATATACTTTAGAAGGAATCCCCTTTATAGTGAATACAGAAAAAGATGCCATCACTTCTAAAAGTTAAGGGTTAAAAGGAAGGTAAAGGAACAAAAAAGGATATTAACACCTGACAAACTTTGCTGAGTGATGCTGGAGATCACAACTTTGGTGGCacaaaaaacacacaaacaTAGAGTGGGGTGGCtgcaattaatttcaaaatttctcGGTTGGTGAGTTCATCTGgtatttaaattaatcatttcCTA
Protein-coding sequences here:
- the LOC118028208 gene encoding probable galacturonosyltransferase 10: MRRRPVDFRRPVRRRVSNVVVWSLCGIVVLLFIVIFNKESRIESRPTSSVKDYTKYVKNIEGLNITDEMLSPNSVTRQLSDQISLAKAFVVIAKESNNIQFAWELSAQIRNSQVLLSSVATRRAPLTTRESETAIRDMALLLLHAQQLHYDSATMIMRLKTKIQTLDEQMAAVSEKSSKYGQIAAEEIPKGLYCLGIRLTTEWFGNSNLHRRMNERMHIEKKLRDNSLYHFCVFSDNILATSVVVNSTTLNSKNPDMVVFHLVTDEINYAAMKAWFSMNTFRGVTIEVQKFEDFKWLNASYVPVLKQLQDSETQSYYFSGHNNDGQTPIKFRNPKYLSMLNHLRFYIPEVFPALEKVVFLDDDVVVQKDLSGLFSIDLNSNVNGAVETCMETFHRYHKYLNYSHPLIREHFDPDACGWAFGMNVFDLVEWRKRNVTEIYHYWQEKNVDRTLWKLGTLPPGLLTFYGLTEPLDPSWHVLGLGYTNVDPHLIEKGAVLHFNGNSKPWLKIGMEKYKSLWEKYVDYSHPLLQQCNFH